GGTTGTCGTGGATTATTAAAAGAGATATTCAATACACCTATTCAAATGTACCATTTTCATCTTGTGGCAATGGTGATGAGAAAATTAAGAAAAAAACATAAATCTCAGGTTGGAAAGGAATTAAAAATCATTGTGAAAACGTTAAAAGAAAGCCTAAAACATAATTTTTTTCGTCGTTTGCATTATTGGTATTTAAAACATCAAAATTATTTTAATTAACGCTCAGATAAATGCAATGAAAAAGGTTATTTTCCTTATAAACATAAAGGATTAAGAGGGGCATTAGCGAGTATTAAATATTATGAAAAATATTTATTTACCTTTGAAAAGTATGCGGAATTAAATATTGAAAAAACAACAAATCGGTTAGAATGTTTATTTAGTGAACTTAAGCGAAAATTAACTAATCATAATGGATTAAGCAGAAAACGTAAGATTATGTTTATAAAGGGCTTTTTGAATAAAAAGAGTTGCTAACAATTCGAGAAAATTATTATTAGCAACTATTTTGTCCATTACACCTTATTTTTTTGATCCAACTTCACAAATGTATAGTGGTTTCAATTTAAAATAAGACAAGGTATACCAACGCTGTATTATTTTAAAGAGAAACGATTATACTTCAAAAACGCACCGCACTTTTGCCTATTTTCCCCTGTTAATCTTTATTTGATTTATTATTTACCGTAATTTCATCAGGGAAATGAATATCCACTTGATCATAAGGAATGGCAATATTGGCTCTGTCAAACTCTAATTTGACTTGTTCAGTAATATTATAATAAACACTCCAATAATCGCCCGTTTTTACCCAAGGGCGGACAAATAATTGTACGCTACTAGAGGCTAATGCACCAACAGCAATGAGAGGTTCTGGCGTGGTTAAAATACGCTCATCTTGCTTCAAACAACGGGCAATAATGGCTTTTGCTTCGGCAATATCCGCTTCATAAGCAATATCAAAAATCATATCAATACGGCGAGTCATATTTTTAGAATAATTGGTAATTTTATCCGCAAATATTTTGCCATTTGGCACGAGAACCGATTTGTTATCGCCAGAGCGTAACTCTAACATCAATAAGCCAATTTGACGCACTGTACCTGCTGCTCCGCCTGCCTCAATATAATCGCCTTTACCAAAGGGTTTAAACAGGAAAATCATCACACCAGCGGCAAAGTTTTGCAGTGAATTTTGTAAGGCTAAACCCACCGCTAATCCAGCCGCACCAATTAAAGCCACAAGGGACGCAGTATTAATCCCAAGCTGGGATAATGCAGCAATAATAGTAATTAATAAAAAGAGAAAATAGGAAATGGAAACCACAAAACCTTGCAACATTTCATCTCGGGTAGAACGAAAAGCAATTCGCCCCATAACTTTGCTTAACCAACGTGCAATCATTTTGCCCACAAAGTAAATGACAAAAGCAAGCAGGATTTTTGTGCCATAAGGAATAACATAATCAAAAATTAAGCTATTCATATCAAGGTTTTTTAACATATGCCAAAAGGCTTTGGTTTCAGCTTGAATATCCAAGTTTTGTAGTTGTTCTGTACTAGTTTCGTTGCTCATTATGATCTTCTTAATGTTATTGAATAAATATATTGGGCGAAATTTTATCGGCAATTTTATGGATATTCAAGCAATCCTAAGGGAAAGTATTCTCGTTAAAATAAGACAAGGCGGTACAACGAGGATTGCTAATATTTTAAACGCTAATTGGCAAAAAAATCTTGTATATAAGCGATCACAGGCTGACGAATACTGTCTCGTTCAAACAAGATTTCGTGTTTTGCTTTTGCAATAAGTTGTAATTGTCCTTGTGGCAAAAGTGCGGTCAATTCTGGCAAAGTTTTATTACAGACCACACTGTCCTTTTCCGCTTGTAACAGCATAAGGGGGATTTCAATGCGTGGCAAAAGTTTGTTAAGTTGTTTGATCGCTATGGCTGATAAATGTAACCAACGGAATGTCGGCCCACCTAGACGTAAGTGATGATATTTGCGTTGGATACGATTGTGCCAACATATTCTGGTGCGACAGGTGCTTAAATGATTATTGTTTAAGTTAGCGGGGGCATAATCTCCCTTGCCAAAAACATAGCGTTTTCCTTGCCCCAATAGCATCATAACATTAATAATCAATTCATCACTATAAGGACGAGGATAGGGTATGGCAAAAAATGGCGAGGAAAAAACCGCTTTATCAATATGATGAGGATAATTGGCTAAATAAAAACTACTAATCAATGCGCCCATCGAGTGAGCGAGTAAAAACTGTTGTGAGTAAGGATAAAGTGCGGTCAAATTTTCAATTAAATTTGCCATATCTTCCACATAAAAGCGGAAATCATCAATATAACCTTTGTGTTTATCCTTTAGTAAGCGTTGCGAATAGCCTTGCCCTCGATGATCAAATAATAATATATCATAGCCTTGTTGATAAAAATCATAAGCCACTTCTGTCCATTTGAGGATATTTTCTGCACGCCCATTGGCAACGATCAACAACTTTGTCGCTTTTGCATTATGATTAAAATGACGATAGGCAATGTTGATCCCCTTTTTACCTTGAAAATATTGCAGGGGAAATCGCTCCGCAAAAGGGAGTAAGGTTTGTAAGGCAAATTGGGAAAAATGGCTATCAGGTATTTTCATTGTCAAAAATAAGGGCGTATTGCTACGCCCATTATAAGGTACTAAAATTAATTTACACTAATTGGGTAAGAATACGACGAATTGGTTCAGCCGCTCCCCATAATAATTGGTCGCCAACGGTAAATGCTGCCAAATATTCAGGCCCCATATTTAATTTACGTAAACGCCCAACTGGTACGCTAAGTGTGCCTGTTACTTTCGCTGGGGTTAATTCACGCAACGTGGTTTCTTTATCATTTGGAATGACTTTAACCCATTGATTATGGCTGGCAATAATTTGCTCAATTTCAGCAAGTGGCAAATCTTTTTTCAATTTAATGGTAAAGGCTTGGCTATGGCAACGTAACGCCCCAATCCGCACACATAATCCATCAACAGGAATAGGATTATCACTTAAACCTAAAATTTTATTGGTTTCTGCATAGCCTTTCCATTCTTCTTTGGTTTGTCCGCTGTCTAATAATTTATCAATCCAAGGAATTAATGAACCACCCAATGCCGCCCCAAAATTGGCGGTTGGGAAATCTTCAGCTCGCATCGTAGCCGTTACTTTACGTTCAATCTCTAAAATGGAAGAAGCAGGATCGGCTAATTCTGTTTGTACGGCATCACGCAATAATCCCATTTGTTCCAACAATTCACGCATATTTTTTGCCCCAGCTCCACTGGCTGCTTGATAAGTGGCAACGGATACCCATTCCACCAAATCTTTTTCAAATAAGCCACCAATAGCCATTAGCATTAAACTGACAGTACAATTACCGCCCACAAAGGTTTTGATACCTTGTTGTAAGCCGTCTGTGATGACGTGTTGATTAACAGGATCTAGCACGATAATGGCATATTTTTCCATACGCAAGGCAGAAGCCGCATCGATCCAATAACCGTCCCAGCCAGCTGCACGCAATTTTGGATAGACTGCATTGGTGTAATCGCCCCCTTGGCAAGTAACAATAATATCTTGGCTTTTTAATGCCTCAATATCATTTGCATCTAATAAAACCCCTGCCTCTTTGCCTGCAAAGGTTGGGGCTTTTTGCCCTGCTTGCGACGTGGTAAAAAAGGTTGGTTGAAGATTAGCGAAATCATTTTCTTCTACCATACGATCCATTAACACCGAGCCGACCATACCTCGCCAGCCCACAAATCCCACTTTTTTCATAATATAGTCCTTATGGTTAAGAGTTAAAAAAGAAATGTTTGCATAGGGTTAATTAATTACAAGATATAGGGGATAAATGCAAGTAGTTTTTTTGTTATTTGCAATAGTTGCGTACTTTATCATTATTCTTATAAACAAGTCGCCTCTTTATTCCACATTTACCCCTAAAAAGCACTTTTATTGTTTATTCAATAATAACAAATGCCCATTATTGGCTAACACCCTGCTCGCTTTGTGGCATATTCTTATGCCCACCACGAATATGGATTACCTTACCCTCGTTATCCAGTCTAAAGGCTTTGCCAAAACCTTTGACAAATAAACCATCTAAAGGGGTAAAGGCAAATAAATTAAAATCGCCTAACTCGCCCAATTCATCAATACGTTCACCATAACGCTGTTGTAATTGAGCTAAAAAATGTTGTCCTTCTTCCGTTTCTTTATCTACTAAACGAGCGATAGCATTCATCGTCAAACGCTTACGAGCAAACAATTCACGTGCAGTTTTTTCATCTTCAATCAACATTAAAGAAACACTATTCACTTGTTTGAGGTTACGAGCGTGTTTCGCCATATCTGAAATCAGTACCACATATTGATTATTATCATAAATAAAAGGGGCATAGCTTGCATTTGGTACACCCTCTTGATCAACCGTAGCAAGATGAAGGGTTAAACATTGTTCTCTAAATTCAGCAATGTCCGTATTGATTTTATTATTTAATACTTCTTGGCGATTATTGTCCATAATTGATAACCTCGTTGATTTGTTTAAATTGAAACGACTATAAAATATCGTCCGTATTATATAACATTGTTTGAAGCAAACAATTAAAACTGATAATTATTTTTATTATGCTAAATTAAACATAACATAGCTCGGTCAAAGTGCGGTCAGTTTTTGAAATTTTTTTGCGATAAGTTCTCTAACTTTGCTAACGGCAAAGTCAGAGAACAAACAGTGAAAAAATAACGCTAAACCCCATTAAAATTCATAACGCACACCAAGATTAAAATTGCGTCCCGGTGCGGTGTAAGCATCGGCATTATTTGCATTAATCACTGTGGTATTATCGCCATTAGCTGAGGCGTCCATAATCGCAAAATAAGAAATATCCGCCCAATTCCAATATTTTTTATCAAATAAATTATTAATATTGGCGGATAGGGTTAAATCGCTAATTGGTTTCCAATATACCCCAAGATCAACAAGATTTACGCTACTTGTTGGGTTATAAATTGAACCATTAATATCCTTATCTTTTTTGCCTTTAATATGGGTTATTTTCACATTCGCCCCAAATTGGGCTAATTCATAACTTAAACCTGCGGTAAGTTTTAATGGTTGCACCGAGTTAATCGGGGTAGTAACGCCCTCATTGATGGCTTTCCCTTTAGCATAAGCTAAACCGCCTGCAAGGTGAAAATCTTGATAGAAATTCCATTTCCCTTCCATGGTTAAACCATAAATTTTGGCTTTATCCAAGTTATCATACTGAATAAAGTAGGTATAACCTGACATTGCTTTAGATTGCCAATCAATAAAGTTTTTATAACGATTGTAATAACCTGCAATACGGTATTGAATCCGTTGTGTTTTAC
Above is a window of Volucribacter amazonae DNA encoding:
- a CDS encoding transposase — encoded protein: MGFTIVLMDSLTEKVIYHQIVKTEKDIYYQLALNKLREKGYIIQSITCDGCRGLLKEIFNTPIQMYHFHLVAMVMRKLRKKHKSQVGKELKIIVKTLKESLKHNFFRRLHYWYLKHQNYFN
- a CDS encoding mechanosensitive ion channel family protein, with protein sequence MSNETSTEQLQNLDIQAETKAFWHMLKNLDMNSLIFDYVIPYGTKILLAFVIYFVGKMIARWLSKVMGRIAFRSTRDEMLQGFVVSISYFLFLLITIIAALSQLGINTASLVALIGAAGLAVGLALQNSLQNFAAGVMIFLFKPFGKGDYIEAGGAAGTVRQIGLLMLELRSGDNKSVLVPNGKIFADKITNYSKNMTRRIDMIFDIAYEADIAEAKAIIARCLKQDERILTTPEPLIAVGALASSSVQLFVRPWVKTGDYWSVYYNITEQVKLEFDRANIAIPYDQVDIHFPDEITVNNKSNKD
- a CDS encoding alpha/beta hydrolase; the encoded protein is MKIPDSHFSQFALQTLLPFAERFPLQYFQGKKGINIAYRHFNHNAKATKLLIVANGRAENILKWTEVAYDFYQQGYDILLFDHRGQGYSQRLLKDKHKGYIDDFRFYVEDMANLIENLTALYPYSQQFLLAHSMGALISSFYLANYPHHIDKAVFSSPFFAIPYPRPYSDELIINVMMLLGQGKRYVFGKGDYAPANLNNNHLSTCRTRICWHNRIQRKYHHLRLGGPTFRWLHLSAIAIKQLNKLLPRIEIPLMLLQAEKDSVVCNKTLPELTALLPQGQLQLIAKAKHEILFERDSIRQPVIAYIQDFFAN
- the asd gene encoding aspartate-semialdehyde dehydrogenase gives rise to the protein MKKVGFVGWRGMVGSVLMDRMVEENDFANLQPTFFTTSQAGQKAPTFAGKEAGVLLDANDIEALKSQDIIVTCQGGDYTNAVYPKLRAAGWDGYWIDAASALRMEKYAIIVLDPVNQHVITDGLQQGIKTFVGGNCTVSLMLMAIGGLFEKDLVEWVSVATYQAASGAGAKNMRELLEQMGLLRDAVQTELADPASSILEIERKVTATMRAEDFPTANFGAALGGSLIPWIDKLLDSGQTKEEWKGYAETNKILGLSDNPIPVDGLCVRIGALRCHSQAFTIKLKKDLPLAEIEQIIASHNQWVKVIPNDKETTLRELTPAKVTGTLSVPVGRLRKLNMGPEYLAAFTVGDQLLWGAAEPIRRILTQLV
- a CDS encoding HugZ family protein — encoded protein: MDNNRQEVLNNKINTDIAEFREQCLTLHLATVDQEGVPNASYAPFIYDNNQYVVLISDMAKHARNLKQVNSVSLMLIEDEKTARELFARKRLTMNAIARLVDKETEEGQHFLAQLQQRYGERIDELGELGDFNLFAFTPLDGLFVKGFGKAFRLDNEGKVIHIRGGHKNMPQSEQGVSQ